GCACCATCACCCGCTACTGTTCCTCCTCGCTCCAGACGACCCGCATGGCGCTGCACGCCATCAAGGCCGGCGAGGGCGACGTCTTCATCTCGGCCGGTGTCGAGACCGTCTCGCGCAGCGTCAAGGGCAGCTCCGACGGCCTGCCGGACACCCACAATCCGCTCTTCGCCGACGCCGAGGCCCGCACCGCGGCGCGCGCCGAGCAGGAGGGCGCCGACTGGCACGACCCGCGCGAGGACGGGCTGATCCCGGACGCGTACATCGCGATGGGCCAGACCGCGGAGAACCTGGCCCGCCTCAAGGGCATCACCCGCCAGGACATGGACGAGTTCGGCGTCCGCTCCCAGAACCTCGCCGAGAAGGCGATCAACGACGGTTTCTGGGAGCGGGAGATCACCCCGGTCACGCTGCCCGACGGCACGGTCGTCGCCAAGGACGACGGGCCCCGCGCCGGCGTCACCGTCGAGGGCGTCTCCGGCCTCAAGCCGGTCTTCCGCCCCGACGGCCTGGTGACCGCCGGCAACTGCTGCCCGCTGAACGACGGGGCCGCGGCGCTGGTCATCATGTCCGACACCAAGGCGCGCGAGCTGGGCCTGACCCCGCTCGCCCGGATCGTCTCCACCGGCGTCTCCGGCCTCTCCCCCGAGATCATGGGTTACGGCCCGGTCGAGGCCAGCAAGCAGGCGCTGCGGCGGGCCGGCCTCTCGGTTTCCGACATCGACCTGGTCGAGATCAACGAGGCGTTCGCCGCCCAGGTGATCCCGTCCTACCGCGACTTGGGCATCGACCTGGACCGCCTCAACGTCAACGGCGGCGCGATCGCCGTCGGCCACCCCTTCGGCATGACCGGCGCCCGGATCACCACCACCCTCATCAACTCCCTCCAGTGGCACGACAAGCAGTTCGGCCTGGAGACGATGTGCGTGGGCGGCGGCCAGGGCATGGCGATGGTCATCGAGCGGCTGAGCTGAGTCGTAGCGGAGGGTGGAGGTCGGGGTGCGAGGAACGAGTGCCCCGGCATCCGCCCGCAGCGGAGGCGAAGCTCAGCGCGACCACGAACACGCGCGACTGAGCTGAGTCGTAGCGGATGGTGGAGGTCGGGGTGCGAGGAACGAGTGCCCCGGCATCCGCCCGCAGCGGAGGCGAAGCTCAGCGCGACCACGAACACGCGCGGCTGAGCTGAGTCGTAGCGGATGGTGGAGGTCGGGGTGCGAGGAACGAGTGCCCCGGCATCCGCTCGCAGCGGAAGCTCAGCTCAGTGCGACCATGAACGCCCACGGCTGAGCTGAGCCGCAGTACGCACGCCCGGCCCGCCCCGTAGCAGAGAGTGGCCGCCGGCCGCGCGCGCGAGCGCATGCGCCCGGCCGCGCGCCGCTCGCCAGGGCGCGCGACAAAACAGACCAACTACCGCCCGGCGCACACCCCTCGCGGTCATCCGGACACGGGCGGCGACATGGCGTGACCTGTGCCACTCGTTAACGAGATCGCGACCCAATCTCCCCCAGGATTGTGACCAACGCCCTGAAGGAGAGGCGTTCTTGCAGGTCAGCAGGGGTTCGCCCGGCCGAACAAGCCCCCGGCTCCCCTCCTTTTCAGGACATAGCGCACCCGGAGCGGTCGCCGACCACCGGCAGCCTGATGTAGGAAGTCGGAGAACATTCTGCTAACGGGAGTACGCCGGTGAGCGAGGCGCTACCAGGA
This portion of the Streptomyces sp. 2114.4 genome encodes:
- a CDS encoding acetyl-CoA C-acetyltransferase; the protein is MPEAVIVSAARSPIGRAFKGSLKDLRPDDLTAKIIETALAKVPELDPKDIDDLMLGCGLPGGEQGHNLGRIVAVQMGMDHLPGCTITRYCSSSLQTTRMALHAIKAGEGDVFISAGVETVSRSVKGSSDGLPDTHNPLFADAEARTAARAEQEGADWHDPREDGLIPDAYIAMGQTAENLARLKGITRQDMDEFGVRSQNLAEKAINDGFWEREITPVTLPDGTVVAKDDGPRAGVTVEGVSGLKPVFRPDGLVTAGNCCPLNDGAAALVIMSDTKARELGLTPLARIVSTGVSGLSPEIMGYGPVEASKQALRRAGLSVSDIDLVEINEAFAAQVIPSYRDLGIDLDRLNVNGGAIAVGHPFGMTGARITTTLINSLQWHDKQFGLETMCVGGGQGMAMVIERLS